One stretch of Myxococcota bacterium DNA includes these proteins:
- a CDS encoding polysaccharide pyruvyl transferase family protein, with the protein MYVLLSGAKCNLGDFWIVERAVALLRALRPDRALEVVPGWEPLDEKSEALQSARAVLIPGGPGYQPGFHPEVYPLVPDLQRLPCPVVPIGVGWKGRGGRDRDVAAVRFSDASLAALRWMDERTEALGCRDPLTEQLLHRHGFANVEMVGCPVWYDLAHLGESVDGEAPIERIVFTPPESPLLADQAVAVAERVARLWPDAERIAAFHRGLATTGPWIGEADIAHHTGLSQRLASLGYRSIDVTGSPEKARFYADCSLHVGYRLHAHLDFASRRQRTLLLEEDGRGAGASLGLALEGIPAFLPRTWWRRVHRADPGVPDRIEARLHRERDTGFAAYTTLGPTLDVHFETMRRFLLRLP; encoded by the coding sequence GTGTACGTCCTGCTCAGCGGAGCGAAATGCAACCTCGGCGACTTCTGGATCGTCGAGCGGGCCGTCGCGCTCTTGCGCGCACTGCGCCCCGACCGCGCACTCGAGGTGGTGCCGGGTTGGGAGCCCCTGGATGAGAAATCCGAGGCGCTCCAGTCCGCGCGCGCAGTCCTGATTCCGGGCGGACCAGGCTACCAGCCGGGCTTCCATCCCGAGGTCTACCCGCTGGTGCCCGACCTGCAGCGCCTGCCGTGCCCGGTCGTTCCGATCGGGGTTGGTTGGAAAGGGCGCGGTGGCCGGGATCGCGACGTCGCGGCCGTTCGTTTCTCCGACGCCTCCCTGGCGGCACTGCGGTGGATGGACGAACGGACCGAAGCGCTCGGGTGTCGCGACCCGCTGACCGAGCAGCTGCTCCACCGCCACGGCTTCGCGAACGTGGAGATGGTGGGCTGCCCGGTGTGGTACGACCTCGCGCATCTCGGCGAGAGCGTGGATGGCGAGGCTCCAATCGAGCGCATCGTCTTCACGCCGCCCGAATCGCCGCTCCTGGCGGATCAGGCGGTGGCGGTGGCAGAACGCGTGGCACGCCTCTGGCCCGATGCCGAGCGGATCGCGGCCTTCCACCGCGGACTCGCCACGACCGGGCCGTGGATCGGGGAGGCGGACATCGCGCATCACACGGGGCTATCGCAGCGGCTGGCGTCCCTCGGCTATCGATCGATCGACGTGACCGGGTCGCCGGAGAAGGCGCGCTTCTACGCCGACTGCTCCCTCCACGTGGGCTACCGGCTCCATGCCCACCTCGACTTCGCGAGCCGCCGACAGCGCACGCTGCTGCTCGAAGAGGACGGACGCGGGGCGGGCGCTTCATTGGGGCTCGCGCTCGAGGGGATTCCCGCGTTCCTCCCGCGTACCTGGTGGCGGCGCGTTCACCGGGCCGATCCGGGCGTGCCCGATCGGATCGAGGCCCGGCTGCACCGCGAACGCGATACCGGGTTCGCTGCGTATACCACCTTGGGGCCGACCCTCGATGTGCACTTCGAGACGATGCGCCGTTTCCTGCTGCGGCTGCCCTGA
- a CDS encoding MaoC/PaaZ C-terminal domain-containing protein has translation MTPPQAEAPPDDAFGQRTVTRDAVAQFAALTGDYARIHLDHHLGAQTPAGRGFAHGLLSASWALGALTLYRPAALGCDAADAVPSALAVRFEDVVHFDDTLHFCTADPIAADGLADPRSGTPTGFEVATQDGRQVTRGHLLVSREDPPVAPAPWRVEAAPPLDGDTRLGAEAVFAHGPRGRARVRTITESDVVGFCNFSGDLHPLYLDAPFAATSRFGARTVPPMLAFCLAFGSWLREFLRLPMAGGEMTAGHLGDRWRSVAPIYWGDTLEVRFRPERLRKTRSQPVRGVLTYGLQLVNQRGRVVQLAEVDLMLSI, from the coding sequence TTGACTCCTCCCCAGGCGGAAGCGCCGCCCGACGACGCCTTCGGGCAGCGCACAGTGACCCGAGACGCGGTGGCTCAGTTCGCCGCGCTGACCGGCGACTACGCGCGCATCCATCTCGACCACCACCTCGGGGCCCAGACGCCGGCCGGACGCGGCTTCGCGCACGGGCTCTTGAGCGCGAGCTGGGCCCTCGGCGCGCTCACCCTCTACCGGCCCGCAGCGCTGGGCTGCGACGCAGCCGACGCGGTGCCGTCGGCGTTGGCGGTTCGCTTCGAGGACGTCGTCCATTTCGACGACACCCTGCACTTCTGCACCGCCGACCCGATCGCGGCGGACGGATTGGCCGATCCCCGGTCCGGGACGCCCACGGGCTTCGAAGTGGCGACCCAGGATGGACGCCAGGTGACGCGCGGACACCTCCTGGTGTCACGCGAGGACCCGCCGGTCGCTCCTGCCCCCTGGCGCGTCGAGGCCGCGCCGCCTCTCGACGGCGACACCCGCCTCGGGGCCGAGGCCGTCTTCGCCCACGGTCCGCGCGGCCGGGCCCGCGTGCGCACGATCACCGAGAGCGACGTGGTCGGGTTCTGCAACTTCAGCGGCGACCTCCACCCCCTCTACCTCGACGCGCCCTTCGCCGCGACCAGCCGCTTCGGGGCCCGCACCGTGCCCCCCATGCTGGCCTTCTGCCTCGCGTTCGGGAGCTGGCTGCGCGAATTCTTGCGCCTGCCCATGGCCGGCGGCGAGATGACCGCGGGGCACCTCGGCGACCGCTGGCGCAGCGTCGCCCCGATCTACTGGGGCGACACCCTCGAGGTGCGCTTCCGGCCCGAGCGCCTGCGCAAGACGCGCAGCCAACCCGTCCGCGGTGTCCTCACCTACGGACTGCAGCTGGTGAACCAGCGCGGACGCGTAGTGCAGCTGGCCGAGGTCGACCTGATGCTCTCGATCTGA